In one window of Candidatus Fonsibacter ubiquis DNA:
- a CDS encoding ribonuclease D, with amino-acid sequence MKVKIHKNDIPNNLNLGKIIAIDTETMGLDYKRDPLCLVQISSGNKEVHLIQINRKTFKADNLKKILENNDIVKIFQFARFDLAVLNYYLKADINNIYCTKIASKIGRTYTDKHGLKDLCKELLDIELSKQMQSSDWGAENLTEQQINYAASDVLYLHKIKDELDKILIRENRMELANHCFKFLKHRVTLDLAGWNNQDIFAH; translated from the coding sequence ATGAAAGTCAAAATCCATAAAAACGACATACCTAACAATTTAAATCTAGGAAAAATTATCGCAATCGATACCGAAACTATGGGTCTTGATTATAAAAGAGATCCTCTTTGTCTTGTTCAAATATCCTCGGGTAATAAAGAAGTACATTTGATTCAAATTAATAGAAAAACATTTAAAGCTGATAATCTAAAAAAAATTTTGGAAAATAATGATATTGTAAAAATTTTTCAATTTGCAAGATTTGATCTTGCAGTTTTAAATTATTATTTAAAAGCAGATATTAATAATATTTACTGCACAAAGATTGCCTCAAAAATTGGAAGAACTTATACTGATAAACACGGTCTTAAAGATTTATGTAAAGAACTCCTAGATATTGAATTATCAAAACAAATGCAAAGTTCCGACTGGGGTGCCGAAAATTTAACTGAACAGCAAATAAATTATGCTGCGTCCGATGTTTTATATCTACATAAAATTAAAGATGAACTTGATAAAATTTTAATTAGAGAAAATCGAATGGAATTAGCTAATCACTGTTTTAAATTTTTAAAACATCGAGTAACCTTAGATCTTGCTGGTTGGAATAATCAAGATATTTTTGCGCATTAA
- a CDS encoding nucleotide pyrophosphohydrolase, with product MDLKKINQKIKNFVKERDWDQFHSPKNLSMALSVEASELVEIFQWLKESDFKKVDKEKVADEIADILFYLLRISQKMNINIEKSFYAKLKKNVIKYPVSLSKGSSQKR from the coding sequence ATGGATTTAAAGAAAATTAATCAAAAAATTAAAAACTTTGTAAAAGAAAGAGACTGGGATCAATTTCACTCACCTAAAAATCTATCCATGGCTTTATCAGTAGAGGCTTCAGAATTAGTGGAGATTTTTCAATGGTTAAAAGAAAGTGATTTTAAAAAAGTAGATAAAGAGAAAGTAGCAGACGAAATTGCAGATATATTATTTTATCTATTAAGAATTTCACAAAAAATGAATATTAATATTGAGAAAAGTTTTTACGCTAAATTAAAAAAAAATGTTATAAAATATCCAGTATCTCTGTCTAAAGGAAGTAGTCAAAAAAGATAA
- a CDS encoding undecaprenyl-diphosphate phosphatase → MDELLKIIILGIVQGITEFLPISSNAHLIIMEQLLNFQNNNEILNLVFHLGSLFAIISYFFSELLGLLKKPKIILNLIIATLPVVIIGYFIFKFRLIDYGNFPIKIIAITTIIFGIILFFSDKIKITKKLYTDLNAKNSFIIGLFQVIALIPGVSRSGITLTAGRFLGYSRLDAAKFSFFLSIPTTAGACFLGILDLIKMDSTDFNYIAIVAFIVSFISSYLTIKYFLSFISRFNLNLFVYYRIILGVIILLFI, encoded by the coding sequence ATGGACGAATTACTAAAAATAATAATTCTAGGCATTGTCCAAGGTATTACTGAATTTTTACCCATTTCTTCCAATGCACATTTAATAATAATGGAGCAATTATTAAATTTCCAAAATAACAATGAAATACTAAATCTTGTTTTTCATTTAGGATCTTTATTTGCAATTATTTCATATTTTTTTTCAGAACTTTTAGGATTATTAAAAAAACCTAAAATAATTTTAAATCTCATTATTGCCACTCTACCAGTGGTTATTATTGGATATTTTATATTTAAATTTCGACTTATAGACTATGGAAATTTTCCCATTAAAATAATTGCGATAACCACAATTATTTTTGGAATTATTTTATTTTTTAGCGACAAAATAAAAATTACAAAAAAACTATACACAGACCTTAACGCAAAGAATTCTTTTATAATTGGATTATTTCAGGTGATAGCTTTAATTCCTGGAGTGAGCAGATCTGGAATTACATTAACGGCTGGACGTTTTCTTGGGTATTCAAGACTCGATGCCGCAAAATTTTCCTTTTTTTTATCAATACCCACTACAGCTGGAGCTTGTTTTCTTGGGATCTTAGATTTGATAAAAATGGATAGTACAGATTTTAACTATATTGCCATTGTTGCATTTATAGTTTCATTTATCTCATCTTATCTAACAATAAAATATTTTTTATCTTTTATATCAAGATTTAATTTAAATCTTTTTGTTTATTACAGAATAATACTCGGGGTAATAATATTATTATTTATTTAA
- a CDS encoding 23S rRNA (adenine(2030)-N(6))-methyltransferase RlmJ — translation MLSYRHGYHAGNAADVLKHFILTYVLDYIKKKDKSFIFIDSHAGAGKYLISDPYMQKNKEYLQGIKKILQLKNDNIFLKKYLDLIKSINFNSDLKIYPGSCYLAARSLRPNDNLHFFELHPTEFLNLKKNFKNDSRIIIENEDSYQKLSKLLPPKEKRAVILIDPSYELKDEYDQVFKMLSDCYKKFPLGVYIIWYPILKSKKAVSFALNILKRNYKNLSHIEMITDNLNSGMQGSGLFILNCPWSIEKDIKNSLEIIFDCLKKNNNVSKFTFTSNIN, via the coding sequence ATGCTGAGTTATAGGCACGGATATCATGCTGGCAATGCAGCTGATGTACTAAAACATTTTATACTTACTTATGTTTTGGATTATATAAAAAAAAAGGACAAAAGTTTTATTTTTATAGACTCACATGCAGGAGCTGGAAAATATTTAATTTCTGATCCCTACATGCAAAAAAATAAAGAATACCTTCAAGGTATCAAAAAAATATTACAACTAAAAAATGATAATATTTTTTTAAAAAAATATTTAGACTTAATTAAATCTATAAATTTTAATTCTGATCTTAAAATATATCCAGGATCATGCTATCTTGCGGCAAGAAGTTTAAGACCCAATGACAACCTTCATTTTTTTGAGTTACATCCTACAGAATTTTTAAACCTTAAAAAAAACTTCAAAAATGATTCTAGAATTATTATTGAGAATGAAGACAGTTATCAAAAGCTTAGCAAATTACTTCCTCCAAAAGAAAAACGGGCTGTCATTTTAATAGATCCTTCGTATGAACTTAAAGATGAATATGATCAAGTGTTTAAAATGCTATCAGATTGTTATAAAAAATTTCCTCTAGGAGTTTATATTATTTGGTATCCTATATTAAAAAGTAAGAAAGCAGTTTCATTTGCTTTAAATATTTTAAAGAGAAATTATAAAAATCTATCTCACATAGAAATGATTACGGATAATTTAAATAGCGGAATGCAAGGTAGTGGCTTATTTATACTTAATTGTCCCTGGTCTATAGAAAAAGATATAAAAAATAGTCTAGAAATTATTTTTGATTGTTTAAAAAAAAATAATAATGTTTCTAAATTTACTTTTACAAGTAATATTAATTAA
- a CDS encoding thermonuclease family protein, whose product MKKIIIFFGLIFFLSATVSADTKKVKVIDGDTIHIGTIKYRLFGIDAPEIKQICEKDNKKIECGILAKNFLKNKIGDKIPSCITNDKDRYQRFVAECFIGNESLSRFMVREGYAVAYSQYSKDFVEDEKFAKENRLGIWAMSFQMPSDYRKASKNK is encoded by the coding sequence ATGAAAAAAATTATTATTTTTTTTGGATTAATATTTTTCTTATCAGCAACTGTATCTGCGGATACAAAAAAAGTTAAAGTAATTGATGGTGATACTATTCATATAGGAACCATCAAATATCGCCTTTTTGGTATTGATGCTCCTGAAATAAAACAAATTTGTGAAAAAGATAATAAAAAAATTGAATGTGGTATTCTTGCAAAAAATTTTCTTAAAAATAAAATTGGCGATAAAATTCCCTCATGTATTACAAATGATAAAGACCGCTATCAAAGGTTTGTTGCAGAATGTTTTATTGGCAATGAAAGCTTATCAAGATTTATGGTTAGGGAAGGTTATGCAGTTGCATATAGCCAGTATTCGAAAGATTTTGTTGAGGATGAAAAATTTGCTAAGGAAAATAGGCTTGGTATTTGGGCAATGAGTTTTCAAATGCCCTCTGATTATAGAAAAGCTTCAAAAAATAAATAA
- a CDS encoding KpsF/GutQ family sugar-phosphate isomerase, with the protein MIHNQKIKFAKEVIFQEINALKKLSKSYNSNFIKAIDLIQKCKGKVICVGMGKSGHIIRKISATLSSVGVPSIYLHPSEAAHGDLGACNPKQDCFLIMSYSGNTDELKSILNYAHKFKMPIIGVASKENSTLINASTIKIVLPKVKEAGLDIVPTSSTSMLLAWGDSVAITLMKLNKFSKEKFAVYHPSGALGKQLTRVKDIMIKKRDVPFINENMSVKNAVIQITKKTYGCVLVINKSKKVTGIITDGDIRRSIHKKNFLEKTAKEVMTKNPKMISENTLAGLALDIMNKKKITSLIIKGKNNNYGLIHIHSLISFGV; encoded by the coding sequence ATGATCCATAATCAAAAAATAAAATTTGCAAAAGAAGTAATTTTTCAAGAGATTAATGCATTAAAAAAATTATCTAAGTCTTATAATAGTAATTTTATTAAAGCTATTGACCTGATTCAAAAATGCAAAGGTAAAGTTATATGCGTTGGCATGGGAAAATCAGGGCATATTATTAGAAAAATTTCTGCAACCTTAAGTTCTGTGGGAGTACCATCTATTTACCTACATCCGTCTGAAGCGGCCCATGGAGATCTTGGTGCGTGCAATCCAAAACAAGATTGTTTTTTGATTATGTCTTATTCTGGAAATACCGATGAATTGAAAAGTATTTTAAACTATGCACATAAATTTAAAATGCCTATTATTGGCGTAGCATCAAAAGAAAATTCAACTTTGATTAATGCGAGTACAATTAAAATTGTTCTTCCAAAAGTAAAAGAAGCTGGGCTCGATATTGTACCAACAAGTTCTACTTCAATGTTGCTTGCTTGGGGGGATAGCGTTGCAATCACACTTATGAAATTAAATAAATTCAGCAAAGAAAAATTTGCTGTTTATCACCCTTCTGGAGCATTAGGAAAACAACTTACACGTGTTAAAGATATTATGATTAAAAAAAGAGATGTACCTTTCATCAATGAAAATATGTCCGTAAAAAACGCTGTGATTCAAATTACGAAAAAAACTTATGGCTGCGTACTTGTTATAAATAAATCCAAAAAAGTTACAGGAATCATAACAGACGGAGATATTAGACGCTCTATACATAAAAAGAATTTTTTAGAAAAGACCGCAAAAGAAGTTATGACTAAAAACCCAAAAATGATTTCAGAAAATACTCTAGCGGGACTGGCTCTTGATATAATGAATAAGAAAAAAATTACCTCTCTTATTATCAAGGGTAAAAATAATAATTACGGATTAATTCATATACATTCTCTAATTAGTTTTGGAGTTTAA
- a CDS encoding HIT domain-containing protein, which produces MFKLHKKLLKTTHSVANLNLCTARLMYNAKFPWLILIPKRKNVKQILDLNKKDQIKLMEEIDYCSRVMKKAFGAFNLNVEKIGNIIPQLHIHIIARKKKDSSWPLSVWVVKGKPYKKTHLSETIKKIQKLI; this is translated from the coding sequence ATGTTTAAATTACACAAAAAATTACTCAAAACTACTCATTCTGTAGCTAATCTAAATTTGTGCACAGCAAGATTAATGTATAACGCGAAATTTCCTTGGCTCATTCTTATTCCGAAAAGAAAAAATGTTAAACAAATATTAGATTTAAATAAAAAGGATCAAATAAAACTTATGGAAGAAATTGATTATTGTAGTCGAGTTATGAAAAAAGCTTTTGGTGCTTTTAATTTAAATGTAGAAAAAATTGGCAATATCATACCCCAATTACACATTCACATTATTGCAAGGAAAAAAAAAGATAGTTCATGGCCACTCTCGGTTTGGGTAGTAAAAGGCAAACCTTATAAAAAAACTCACTTAAGTGAGACAATAAAAAAGATACAAAAACTTATTTAA
- a CDS encoding DUF192 domain-containing protein — MKNIIRILILTFFLINTSFAQLSKVQIEIGTKKLIAEIAETDEEQSEGLMNRQVLGKDNGMLFIFEEGSTPCFWMKDTQIPLSIAFISKTNTIVKIADMQPLSLTEHCSGQPIVLALEVNKGWFEQNNIKVGDKILSIKRIN; from the coding sequence ATGAAAAACATTATAAGAATATTAATTCTTACTTTTTTTTTAATCAATACTTCTTTTGCACAACTTTCTAAAGTTCAAATTGAAATCGGAACAAAAAAATTAATTGCAGAAATTGCAGAGACTGACGAGGAACAAAGTGAGGGTTTAATGAACCGTCAGGTTTTAGGAAAAGACAATGGTATGTTGTTTATTTTCGAAGAAGGCTCAACACCTTGTTTTTGGATGAAAGATACTCAGATACCATTATCGATCGCCTTTATTAGCAAGACAAACACAATAGTAAAAATAGCAGACATGCAACCTTTGTCTTTAACAGAGCATTGCTCTGGACAACCTATAGTATTGGCTCTTGAGGTTAATAAGGGTTGGTTTGAGCAGAATAATATAAAAGTTGGAGATAAAATATTAAGTATAAAAAGAATTAATTAA
- a CDS encoding NAD(P)-dependent oxidoreductase — protein sequence MSEKMLKFVTTKGQTPEKSSVDERVKNFSEIYKNYIAPKAEEQSSRCSQCGVPYCQIHCPLSNNIPDWLKLTAEGRLEEAYEVSSATNNMPEVCGRICPQDRLCEGNCVIERAGHGTVTIGSIEKFITDTAFENGWVKPIKVKKSLGYSIGIIGAGPAGLAAAEQLRKIGYEVTVYDKYDRPGGLLIYGIPNFKLEKNIVERRTKLLIEGGIKFHLNFVVGKNATLSDLKKKHDAILIATGVYKAREVEIPGSDLKNIYPAMEFLTASNKKGLGDKVKLFDEGYLNAEGKDVVVIGGGDTAMDCVRTSIRQNAKSVKCLYRRDKKNMPGSAREVNNAEEEGVDFQWLTNPKEFIGKNGNVSEVIVTKMKLGETDATGRQKPEIISGSEVKIKADMVIKALGFDPEDIPVMFSEPKLDVSKWGTIKIDLKTMQTNIEGVFAAGDIVRGASLVVWAIKDGRDAAEAIDVFLKNKALKSVKKRMVA from the coding sequence ATGTCAGAAAAAATGTTAAAGTTTGTGACAACTAAGGGGCAAACACCTGAAAAATCCAGCGTGGATGAGAGAGTAAAAAATTTCTCCGAAATATATAAAAACTATATTGCTCCAAAAGCTGAAGAACAATCAAGCAGATGCTCGCAGTGTGGGGTTCCGTATTGTCAAATTCATTGTCCATTATCAAATAACATTCCTGACTGGCTGAAACTAACTGCTGAAGGAAGATTGGAAGAAGCTTATGAAGTTTCTTCAGCAACAAATAATATGCCAGAGGTTTGTGGAAGAATATGTCCCCAAGATAGACTTTGTGAGGGCAATTGCGTAATTGAGAGAGCAGGACACGGGACAGTGACCATTGGATCAATTGAAAAATTTATAACGGATACCGCATTTGAGAATGGTTGGGTAAAACCAATTAAAGTTAAAAAAAGTTTAGGATACAGTATTGGAATAATTGGAGCGGGGCCCGCAGGTCTTGCAGCTGCAGAACAACTTAGAAAAATTGGATATGAAGTTACAGTTTATGATAAGTATGACAGGCCTGGTGGTTTGCTAATTTATGGAATTCCTAATTTTAAATTAGAAAAAAATATTGTTGAAAGAAGAACCAAGCTTTTAATTGAAGGTGGAATAAAATTTCACTTAAATTTTGTTGTCGGAAAAAATGCAACTTTATCTGATTTGAAAAAAAAACACGATGCAATACTCATTGCAACCGGCGTATACAAGGCAAGAGAAGTAGAAATTCCAGGATCAGACTTAAAAAATATTTATCCAGCAATGGAGTTTTTAACAGCATCAAATAAAAAAGGATTAGGAGACAAAGTAAAATTATTTGATGAGGGATATTTAAATGCTGAAGGAAAAGACGTAGTTGTAATAGGCGGCGGTGATACAGCAATGGATTGTGTTAGAACTTCAATAAGGCAGAATGCAAAATCAGTTAAGTGCTTATATAGAAGAGATAAAAAAAATATGCCAGGATCAGCAAGAGAGGTTAATAATGCCGAAGAAGAAGGCGTTGATTTTCAATGGTTAACAAATCCTAAAGAATTTATTGGAAAAAACGGTAACGTGAGTGAAGTTATAGTAACTAAAATGAAATTAGGAGAAACAGATGCAACTGGAAGACAAAAACCAGAAATCATTTCCGGATCCGAGGTTAAAATTAAAGCTGATATGGTAATTAAAGCATTGGGATTTGATCCAGAAGATATTCCAGTTATGTTTTCAGAACCTAAACTTGATGTATCAAAGTGGGGAACAATTAAAATTGATCTTAAAACAATGCAAACAAATATTGAGGGAGTTTTTGCAGCAGGAGATATTGTAAGAGGCGCGTCGCTAGTTGTATGGGCTATTAAGGATGGAAGAGATGCTGCGGAAGCAATTGATGTTTTTTTGAAAAATAAAGCTCTTAAATCAGTAAAAAAAAGAATGGTGGCATAA
- the lptB gene encoding LPS export ABC transporter ATP-binding protein — translation MKDKDQKFTVISNKKIVKRFAAVIDSNNSNPTEQIKESKKEIIEENPLILSKDKIVNEKNIILEKGETIKKSEPEEIKEPTVVKKINKKLNNNIFKLISDDYYYNREPSTLEISHLTKIIKKRVILKDVSVTVNPQEIVALLGPNGAGKTTMFSVVLGILNPTQGKVIFNNKVINELPIHMRAKEGISYLPQARSIFRGLTVEENIRAVAEVAIKDEEKQDELVEHLLNEFKIAHLRTASALSLSGGEARRVEIARCLTTSPKVLLLDEPFAALDPIAIIELKEMLRHLKDKGISIFITDHNVKETLDIVDRAYIINNGELIAEGSPQEIVENKKARQLYLGSQFRI, via the coding sequence ATGAAAGATAAAGATCAAAAATTTACTGTTATATCTAACAAAAAAATAGTCAAAAGGTTTGCAGCAGTAATTGACTCTAACAATTCAAATCCAACCGAACAAATTAAAGAGTCAAAAAAAGAGATAATTGAAGAAAATCCTCTTATTCTCTCTAAAGATAAAATAGTAAATGAAAAAAATATAATTTTAGAAAAAGGCGAAACAATTAAAAAATCCGAGCCGGAAGAAATTAAAGAACCTACAGTTGTTAAAAAAATTAATAAAAAATTAAATAATAATATTTTTAAACTTATCTCTGATGACTATTATTATAATAGAGAGCCATCAACGCTTGAAATTAGTCATTTAACTAAAATAATAAAAAAAAGAGTTATTCTTAAGGATGTCAGTGTTACAGTAAATCCTCAAGAAATTGTTGCTTTACTTGGTCCAAATGGAGCAGGTAAGACGACGATGTTCTCTGTGGTACTTGGAATTTTAAATCCAACCCAAGGCAAAGTTATTTTTAATAATAAAGTAATTAATGAACTTCCAATCCATATGCGAGCAAAAGAAGGTATCAGCTACCTTCCGCAAGCAAGATCTATATTTAGAGGGTTAACGGTTGAAGAAAATATTAGAGCAGTTGCAGAAGTTGCAATTAAAGATGAGGAAAAACAAGATGAGTTAGTAGAACACTTGCTTAATGAATTTAAAATTGCACATCTTAGAACAGCCTCGGCACTAAGTTTATCTGGTGGAGAAGCAAGAAGGGTTGAGATTGCAAGATGTCTAACAACTTCACCAAAAGTGTTATTATTAGATGAGCCATTTGCAGCTTTAGATCCTATTGCAATTATCGAACTTAAGGAGATGCTTAGACATTTAAAAGATAAAGGGATTAGTATTTTTATTACCGACCATAACGTTAAAGAAACTCTAGACATTGTTGATAGGGCTTACATCATCAATAATGGAGAATTAATTGCTGAAGGATCCCCACAAGAAATTGTTGAAAATAAAAAAGCTAGACAACTTTATTTAGGTTCTCAATTTAGAATTTAA
- a CDS encoding complex I NDUFA9 subunit family protein, whose translation MAEKKTITVFGGTGFIGRNLIAKLAKKGFKIIVPTRNPYLHGYLKPMGEPGQIDVLKFNPYNFSNLNEFIDSSEIVINCIGVLYEKKNQKFDHAHHLFPKFLTSILNKDVTKKFIHISALGAKENSNSLYIKSKFQGEQVITSNFKNSVILRPSIVFGTNDNFFNLFNKLINLLPIIPLAGAKTKFQPCYVGDVTDAIIKIIEDINPGQVYELGGPKVYTFKELIETLLVSLNKKRLIVGLPDFISRVQAKIMQLFPNPLLTEDQLEILRSDNICSNHYPGFSELGIYTRSVEIILPNYIFSQTNR comes from the coding sequence ATGGCAGAAAAAAAGACAATAACAGTCTTCGGCGGAACAGGGTTTATAGGTCGAAATCTAATAGCTAAGCTTGCAAAAAAAGGTTTTAAAATAATCGTCCCAACCCGAAATCCTTATCTTCATGGTTATCTAAAACCAATGGGAGAACCTGGTCAAATTGATGTTTTAAAATTTAATCCTTATAATTTTTCAAATCTTAATGAGTTTATCGATAGCTCAGAAATTGTAATTAATTGCATAGGAGTTTTATACGAAAAAAAAAATCAAAAATTCGATCATGCACATCATCTTTTTCCAAAATTTCTAACTAGTATCTTAAATAAAGATGTGACTAAAAAATTTATTCATATTTCAGCACTGGGTGCAAAAGAAAATTCTAATTCTTTATATATTAAATCAAAGTTTCAAGGTGAACAGGTTATTACTAGTAATTTTAAAAATTCCGTTATTTTACGGCCCAGCATTGTATTTGGAACTAACGATAATTTTTTTAATTTATTTAATAAATTAATAAATCTTTTGCCTATCATTCCGCTTGCTGGTGCCAAAACAAAATTTCAACCTTGCTATGTAGGAGATGTTACTGACGCAATTATTAAAATTATAGAAGATATCAATCCTGGTCAGGTTTATGAATTGGGAGGGCCTAAGGTTTATACGTTTAAAGAATTAATTGAGACCTTGCTGGTTTCTCTAAATAAAAAAAGATTAATAGTTGGACTTCCAGATTTTATTTCAAGAGTACAAGCAAAAATAATGCAATTATTTCCTAATCCTTTACTTACAGAAGATCAGCTTGAAATATTAAGATCAGATAATATTTGCTCTAATCACTACCCAGGTTTTTCAGAACTTGGCATATATACAAGAAGCGTTGAGATTATTTTACCTAATTATATTTTTAGCCAAACAAATCGTTAA
- a CDS encoding MmgE/PrpD family protein, which translates to MKEFKVKVYPSKVNLPKENQLAYRIAKVASDNSPIDNKAADMVINRIIDNASVAIASFSRQPVTTAREMALAHPRVNGATVFGINSTKKFDCEWAAWANGTAVRELDFHDTFLAADYSHPGDNIPPILAVAQQKKSTGLDLIKGILTGYEIQVNLVKGICLHEHKIDHIAHLGPSVAAGLGTLLKLDTETIYQAVQQALHTTISTRQSRKGDISSWKAFAPAHAGKLAIEAVDRCMRGERAPNPIYEGEDSVIARILSGPNAEYYVPLPEKGEPKKAILETYTKEHSAEYQAQALIDLARDMRKKIKDFSKIESIEIHTSHHTHYVIGTGANDPQKMDPNASRETLDHSIMYIFAVALEDGNWHHEDSYKPQRAKKESTVALWKKIKTFEDKKWTKKYHDKDPKKKCFGGRVIIKMKDGIKIEDELGIADANPWGKRPFERKNYIEKFRSLTKDFISKSESERFLKAVQNLRDLKSSQLDQLNIEVLDKIQKIQRKKIAIF; encoded by the coding sequence TTGAAAGAATTTAAAGTTAAAGTCTATCCATCAAAAGTAAATTTACCAAAAGAAAATCAACTTGCTTATAGGATTGCAAAAGTTGCAAGTGATAACTCTCCTATCGATAATAAGGCAGCCGATATGGTGATTAATAGAATTATAGATAATGCTTCTGTTGCTATTGCATCTTTTTCAAGACAACCAGTTACAACCGCAAGAGAGATGGCATTAGCCCATCCAAGAGTAAATGGGGCCACAGTTTTTGGAATTAATTCTACTAAAAAATTTGATTGTGAATGGGCCGCTTGGGCAAACGGTACAGCAGTTCGAGAATTAGATTTTCATGATACTTTTTTGGCTGCAGACTATAGCCACCCAGGAGATAATATTCCCCCAATTTTAGCAGTGGCACAACAGAAAAAATCAACTGGTCTAGATTTAATAAAAGGTATTTTGACAGGTTATGAAATTCAAGTGAATTTAGTTAAAGGAATTTGTCTTCATGAACATAAAATTGATCATATTGCGCATTTAGGACCAAGTGTTGCAGCAGGATTAGGCACACTTTTAAAATTAGACACAGAAACTATTTATCAGGCTGTACAACAAGCCTTGCATACAACAATTTCAACAAGACAATCTAGAAAAGGTGACATTTCAAGTTGGAAAGCATTTGCTCCTGCTCACGCTGGTAAACTTGCAATTGAAGCCGTTGATCGTTGTATGAGAGGAGAGAGAGCTCCAAATCCAATATATGAGGGGGAAGATAGCGTAATTGCTAGAATTTTATCAGGACCCAATGCTGAATATTATGTTCCATTACCAGAAAAAGGTGAGCCTAAAAAAGCAATTCTTGAGACCTATACAAAAGAACATTCAGCAGAATATCAAGCGCAAGCTTTAATAGATTTGGCTCGCGATATGAGGAAAAAAATTAAAGATTTTTCTAAAATAGAAAGCATTGAAATTCACACTTCTCATCACACTCATTATGTAATCGGCACAGGTGCAAACGACCCACAAAAAATGGATCCAAACGCTAGTAGAGAAACCTTAGATCATTCTATTATGTATATTTTTGCAGTAGCCCTTGAAGATGGAAATTGGCATCACGAAGATTCATATAAACCGCAAAGGGCAAAAAAAGAAAGCACAGTAGCACTTTGGAAAAAAATTAAAACATTTGAAGATAAAAAGTGGACAAAAAAATATCATGATAAAGATCCAAAGAAAAAATGTTTTGGAGGCAGAGTAATTATCAAGATGAAAGATGGAATTAAGATTGAGGATGAGTTAGGAATTGCTGATGCAAATCCTTGGGGCAAACGACCCTTTGAAAGAAAGAATTATATAGAAAAATTTAGATCTTTAACTAAAGACTTTATTAGCAAATCTGAGTCAGAGCGTTTTTTAAAGGCTGTGCAAAATTTAAGAGATCTTAAGAGTAGTCAGTTAGACCAACTGAACATTGAAGTTCTTGATAAAATTCAAAAAATTCAAAGAAAAAAAATAGCAATTTTTTAA
- the lptC gene encoding LPS export ABC transporter periplasmic protein LptC produces MKLNEIRKKQLKIISVGLIIIFIVYFVYPTLNTNRLKLTSKNIKPTEGAESNVFENISYIGVDASGKQYNVRAKLASIDKDNQDLISLKEVDSDFLLKDGSIIKILSKTGLFNKTTNDILYEQNVKITQRDGVVTANRAEYLVKSNNIFVSGNVIADFVENDPKTKKRRTSQIKADKVIIDTFKKTVEVVMEEKGKQVTGTLSNER; encoded by the coding sequence ATGAAACTCAACGAGATCAGAAAAAAACAGCTTAAAATTATAAGCGTTGGTCTTATAATAATTTTTATTGTCTATTTTGTTTATCCAACTCTCAATACTAATAGATTAAAACTCACATCAAAAAATATCAAACCTACTGAAGGAGCTGAAAGTAATGTATTTGAAAATATTAGTTACATCGGAGTGGATGCAAGTGGAAAACAATATAATGTTAGAGCAAAACTTGCCAGTATTGATAAAGATAATCAAGATCTTATAAGTCTAAAAGAAGTAGACAGCGATTTTTTATTGAAAGACGGTAGCATTATAAAAATTTTAAGCAAAACAGGTTTGTTTAATAAAACAACAAATGATATTTTATATGAGCAAAATGTAAAAATTACTCAAAGAGATGGAGTGGTTACTGCAAATAGAGCTGAGTATCTTGTAAAATCAAATAATATATTTGTAAGTGGTAATGTAATTGCAGATTTTGTTGAGAATGACCCAAAAACTAAAAAGCGGCGTACTAGTCAAATTAAAGCAGATAAGGTAATAATTGATACCTTTAAAAAAACCGTTGAAGTTGTAATGGAAGAAAAAGGAAAACAAGTTACAGGTACATTAAGTAATGAAAGATAA